A window of the Thermoleophilia bacterium SCSIO 60948 genome harbors these coding sequences:
- a CDS encoding MCE family protein, translating to MNKQAPSIGRILIAIGFILSCFGLILFLWIAFGGPIPLKAKSYRVTAYFPEATQLAPESDVRIGGVSVGKVKEVELAPIDQRVNGKDTTQAVIEIDPEFAPISTNAEAILRQKTLLGETFVELTSGSNTELADNVSMGAAATASDTDPPEDLEPIEEGGTLGIGQTTEATQIDEIFNALDTETRTSFQNWIQSSAVAIDGREQDLNDALGNIGPFASDASDVLAILRRQQASLKGLVRDSGTVFEAATAYDDSLTTAISGTNDVFDALASQDAALAETFQILPTFNRELRLTLIRLDEFQRDTHPLVRDLIPVARQLSPTLASVRQLSPNLRSLFPDLDRLITVSENGLPALSKVVRGFGPVFKSLDPFLANLNPIVEFLEYNKRTFADFFSSPAAALSNSLPTLPGQDAKRSYLRQIAYTSPEVLGILPERLETNRGNAYPKPDSINNRDAATFGIPDQFDCKPSGGEIAIANPPEGDATEIPGPGYAPCQIGGNFPGEFGGLRFPGLTEDP from the coding sequence GTGAACAAGCAGGCCCCGTCCATCGGCCGCATCCTGATCGCGATCGGGTTCATCCTGTCGTGCTTCGGGCTGATCCTGTTCCTGTGGATCGCCTTCGGCGGACCGATCCCGCTCAAGGCGAAGAGCTACCGCGTCACCGCCTACTTCCCGGAGGCGACCCAGCTCGCGCCCGAGTCCGACGTCCGGATCGGCGGCGTCTCCGTCGGCAAGGTCAAGGAGGTCGAGCTCGCCCCGATCGATCAACGCGTCAACGGCAAGGACACGACCCAGGCCGTGATCGAGATCGACCCGGAGTTCGCGCCGATCTCGACGAACGCCGAGGCGATCCTGCGCCAGAAGACCCTGCTCGGCGAGACCTTCGTCGAGCTGACGTCCGGCTCGAACACCGAGCTCGCCGACAACGTCTCGATGGGCGCGGCCGCGACGGCCTCGGACACCGACCCGCCGGAGGATCTCGAGCCGATCGAGGAGGGCGGGACGCTCGGAATCGGCCAGACGACCGAGGCGACGCAGATCGACGAGATCTTCAACGCGCTCGACACGGAGACGCGGACCTCGTTCCAGAACTGGATCCAGAGCTCGGCGGTCGCGATCGACGGGCGCGAGCAGGACCTCAACGACGCGCTCGGCAACATCGGGCCGTTCGCATCCGACGCCTCGGACGTGCTCGCGATCCTGCGCCGCCAGCAGGCCTCGCTCAAGGGCCTGGTCCGCGATTCGGGCACCGTCTTCGAGGCCGCGACCGCCTACGACGATTCGCTCACGACGGCGATCTCGGGCACTAACGACGTCTTCGACGCGCTCGCGAGCCAGGACGCCGCGCTCGCCGAGACCTTCCAGATCCTGCCGACGTTCAACCGCGAGCTGCGCCTGACGCTGATCCGCCTCGACGAGTTCCAGCGCGACACGCACCCGCTGGTCCGCGACCTGATCCCGGTCGCGCGCCAGCTCTCGCCGACGCTGGCGAGCGTCCGCCAGCTCTCGCCGAACCTGCGCTCGCTGTTCCCGGATCTCGATCGACTGATCACGGTCTCCGAGAACGGTCTGCCGGCGCTGTCGAAGGTCGTCCGCGGCTTCGGCCCGGTGTTCAAGTCGCTCGATCCGTTCCTCGCGAACCTGAATCCGATCGTCGAGTTCCTCGAGTACAACAAGCGCACGTTCGCCGACTTCTTCTCGAGCCCGGCGGCGGCGCTCTCGAACTCGCTGCCGACGCTTCCGGGACAGGACGCGAAGCGCTCCTATCTGCGCCAGATCGCCTACACCTCGCCCGAGGTGCTGGGCATCCTCCCCGAGCGCCTCGAGACGAACCGCGGCAACGCCTATCCGAAGCCGGACTCGATCAACAACCGTGACGCGGCGACCTTCGGGATCCCCGACCAGTTCGACTGCAAGCCGTCGGGCGGTGAGATCGCGATCGCGAACCCGCCGGAGGGGGACGCGACGGAGATCCCCGGGCCCGGCTACGCCCCGTGCCAGATCGGCGGCAACTTCCCCGGCGAGTTCGGCGGCCTGCGCTTCCCCGGCCTGACCGAGGACCCCTAG
- a CDS encoding sterol carrier protein: MSFFNSDEELYETIGKLFVDLAADEELAPKFRAANTIVRYEYTKPDAAITVRLQEGQPGDVDFGESEMEPDVVMKMEADTAHRFWLGKVNPTVALARGKIKATGPVSKLLKLVPLTKPVYPRYKAQLEAQGRDDLANVR, from the coding sequence ATGTCGTTCTTCAACTCCGACGAGGAGCTCTACGAGACGATCGGCAAGCTGTTCGTCGATCTCGCCGCCGACGAGGAGCTGGCGCCGAAGTTCCGTGCGGCGAACACGATCGTCCGCTACGAGTACACGAAACCCGACGCGGCGATCACGGTCCGCCTCCAGGAGGGCCAGCCGGGCGACGTCGACTTCGGAGAGTCCGAGATGGAGCCCGACGTCGTGATGAAGATGGAGGCCGACACGGCGCACCGCTTCTGGCTCGGCAAGGTCAACCCGACCGTCGCCTTGGCCCGCGGCAAGATCAAGGCGACCGGGCCTGTGTCGAAGCTGCTCAAGCTCGTCCCGCTGACCAAGCCGGTGTACCCGCGCTACAAGGCGCAGCTCGAGGCGCAGGGTCGCGACGACCTCGCCAACGTCCGCTGA
- a CDS encoding iron-containing alcohol dehydrogenase, protein MSAFKEFFQFGAPTRVVAGHGLIEGAGFEFRKEGAKRPLIVTDEVLRGTGLVDKVAESLEPDGLELAGIYDQVPPDSDTAVVEACAQAARDSGADSFLIVGGGSVLDTGKAANVLFVHGGELAGWEGIFALPRQEGDEGRQIDLAPMCAIPTTAGTGAESSPVAIIKDAERQIKFLILDWPLAPDVAILDPESTATLPASIAAATGMDALTHAIEAVISTEWSPHGDAYALHAIRLIRENLERAVADTSDEDARGNMLVAANLAIAPTGLGASGIVHSMSHPAGARYGVAHGVANAICLPWVIEFNSHSEEYGGRLVDCAELMGVETAGGPVEVGKALAERVRELTATLGLPTRLSQVGVPEAGIAQLAEDAMGEGPTLANPREVSEEEFVELYEKAL, encoded by the coding sequence TTGAGCGCGTTCAAGGAGTTCTTCCAGTTCGGCGCCCCGACGCGGGTCGTCGCCGGACACGGTCTGATCGAGGGGGCGGGGTTCGAGTTCCGCAAGGAGGGGGCGAAGCGGCCGCTGATCGTCACCGACGAGGTGCTGCGCGGGACGGGCCTGGTCGACAAGGTCGCCGAGTCGCTCGAGCCCGACGGTCTCGAGCTCGCCGGGATCTACGACCAGGTGCCGCCCGACTCGGACACCGCGGTCGTCGAGGCCTGCGCGCAGGCGGCGCGCGACTCGGGCGCCGACTCGTTCCTGATCGTCGGCGGCGGCTCCGTGCTCGACACGGGCAAGGCCGCCAACGTCCTCTTCGTCCACGGCGGCGAGCTGGCCGGCTGGGAGGGCATCTTCGCCCTGCCGCGCCAGGAAGGCGACGAGGGGCGACAGATCGACCTCGCGCCGATGTGCGCGATCCCGACGACGGCCGGGACCGGCGCCGAGTCGAGCCCGGTCGCGATCATCAAGGACGCCGAGCGCCAGATCAAGTTCCTGATCCTCGACTGGCCGCTCGCCCCCGACGTCGCGATCCTCGACCCCGAGTCGACCGCGACGCTGCCCGCCTCGATCGCCGCGGCGACCGGGATGGACGCGCTCACGCACGCGATCGAGGCCGTGATCTCGACCGAGTGGAGCCCTCACGGCGACGCCTACGCGCTGCACGCGATCCGGCTGATCCGCGAGAACCTCGAGCGCGCGGTCGCCGACACCTCGGATGAGGACGCGCGCGGCAACATGCTCGTCGCCGCCAATCTCGCGATCGCCCCGACCGGGCTCGGCGCGAGCGGGATCGTCCACTCGATGTCGCACCCGGCCGGCGCTCGCTACGGCGTCGCCCACGGGGTCGCCAACGCGATCTGCCTGCCCTGGGTGATCGAGTTCAACTCGCACTCCGAGGAGTACGGCGGCAGGCTCGTCGACTGCGCCGAGCTGATGGGCGTCGAGACGGCCGGTGGTCCGGTCGAGGTCGGCAAGGCACTCGCCGAGCGCGTCCGCGAGCTGACCGCGACCCTCGGCCTGCCGACGCGGCTCTCGCAGGTCGGGGTTCCGGAGGCCGGCATCGCCCAGCTCGCCGAGGACGCGATGGGGGAGGGCCCGACGCTCGCCAACCCGCGCGAGGTCAGCGAGGAGGAGTTCGTCGAGCTCTACGAGAAGGCGCTCTGA
- a CDS encoding NUDIX hydrolase has protein sequence MGVEPVNARPAATVILCSPGKRHGTRRLEVLLCQRTHEARFMPGVWVFPGGAVEPGDALDGELDTEAAHRACGIRELREETAIALADDAELLPWSRWITPEPVPVRFDTRFYLALAPPHTKAEVDGSEIVDSAWMHPADALAAQQAGELELVFPTIKNLETLAGFETADEAFAAARGRRIDPILPVVTGDGDEARIVIPGEGELRIDEREVER, from the coding sequence ATGGGAGTCGAACCGGTCAACGCGCGGCCAGCCGCCACCGTGATCCTCTGCTCGCCGGGCAAGCGCCACGGGACCCGGCGGCTCGAGGTGCTGCTCTGTCAGCGCACCCACGAGGCGCGCTTCATGCCCGGCGTCTGGGTCTTTCCCGGCGGCGCCGTCGAGCCGGGCGATGCGCTCGACGGGGAGCTCGACACCGAGGCGGCCCATCGCGCGTGCGGGATCCGCGAGCTCCGCGAGGAGACCGCTATCGCGCTCGCCGACGACGCCGAGCTCCTCCCGTGGTCGCGCTGGATCACACCCGAGCCGGTGCCCGTCCGCTTCGACACGCGCTTCTACCTCGCGCTCGCGCCGCCCCACACGAAGGCCGAGGTCGACGGCTCGGAGATCGTCGATTCGGCCTGGATGCACCCCGCCGACGCGCTGGCCGCCCAGCAGGCCGGCGAGCTCGAGCTCGTCTTTCCGACGATCAAGAACCTCGAGACGCTGGCCGGCTTCGAGACCGCCGACGAGGCGTTCGCCGCCGCCCGCGGACGCCGCATCGACCCGATCCTCCCGGTCGTCACCGGCGACGGCGACGAAGCGCGCATCGTCATTCCCGGCGAGGGCGAGCTGCGGATCGACGAGCGCGAGGTCGAGCGCTAG
- a CDS encoding rubredoxin yields MCTACGFIYDPDEGDPDGGIPAGTAFEDIPDSWFCPVCGARKADFEPYDG; encoded by the coding sequence ATGTGCACGGCCTGTGGGTTCATCTACGACCCCGACGAGGGCGACCCCGACGGAGGCATCCCCGCCGGCACCGCCTTCGAGGACATTCCCGACTCCTGGTTCTGCCCGGTCTGCGGCGCGCGCAAGGCCGACTTCGAGCCCTACGACGGCTGA